Proteins encoded within one genomic window of Syntrophales bacterium:
- a CDS encoding DUF262 domain-containing protein — protein sequence MGFKDRKTALDDLLLNNLEFTHTATNISERNIYANYKIIFQTLEEKFPTPHKLQRFISYLRHRIFLIEIEIDKDKDVAMVFEVINDRGVPLKPYEILKGKILSQIDINDREKYIDIWEKQIRKIEEYGEHEIDNFFGFYFRSKYAENAEQYNTLDKTRYHKSVFTDEYEAKIGLKNNEGNARLFVEKTLPYFADLYITLLKYYHDYDKEYEFIYFNGLNDMDGQFVLTLSSVGIDDPERDGKTKLIPKYFDKLFVLSNLTDNHKPNEFYPNIIALNSSIRNQNIEIAKNNFDEQLLSLVKKKHERENLDEAFKYEFFKNVGYNNLGRNFLRYFFARIDHYISDFSGIPQYGTYKQLVVQTKGGDVYHIEHILTNREENEKLFGDEEEFNLQRNRLGDLLLLKGKDNQSSNDELYYDPKAESDKLRTYNVIGTYFARTLLPDMYNKKVGFKKFIEENNLKFKPYPDNYTKTEIEERHQLLYDLSKRIWVIGTAST from the coding sequence AACTTAGAATTCACACATACGGCAACAAACATTTCCGAGAGAAATATTTATGCGAATTATAAAATAATCTTTCAGACACTTGAAGAGAAATTCCCGACACCGCATAAACTACAAAGATTTATTTCTTATTTAAGGCACAGGATATTTTTGATAGAAATAGAAATTGACAAAGACAAAGATGTTGCTATGGTTTTTGAAGTAATAAATGACCGTGGTGTTCCACTAAAACCTTATGAAATATTAAAAGGCAAAATTTTAAGTCAGATTGATATTAACGACCGAGAGAAATACATTGATATTTGGGAAAAACAAATTCGGAAAATTGAAGAATACGGAGAGCATGAGATAGACAATTTTTTCGGTTTCTATTTTAGAAGTAAATATGCTGAAAATGCTGAACAGTATAATACGCTTGACAAAACACGCTATCATAAATCAGTTTTTACTGACGAGTATGAGGCAAAGATTGGTTTGAAAAATAATGAAGGCAATGCGAGATTATTTGTAGAAAAAACACTCCCATATTTCGCAGACCTGTATATTACTCTACTTAAATATTACCATGATTACGACAAGGAATATGAATTCATTTATTTCAATGGCTTGAATGATATGGACGGACAATTTGTTTTGACATTGTCCTCAGTTGGCATTGACGATCCCGAAAGAGATGGGAAAACAAAACTCATACCTAAATATTTTGACAAACTGTTTGTTCTTTCTAATTTGACTGATAATCACAAGCCAAATGAATTTTATCCAAATATTATTGCACTCAACTCATCCATAAGAAACCAAAATATTGAAATTGCAAAAAATAATTTTGACGAGCAATTATTATCATTGGTGAAGAAAAAACACGAGAGAGAAAATTTAGATGAAGCATTCAAATACGAATTTTTCAAAAATGTTGGTTACAATAATTTAGGCAGAAACTTTTTGAGATATTTCTTTGCCCGAATAGACCATTACATAAGTGATTTTTCAGGCATCCCACAATACGGAACATATAAACAGTTGGTTGTTCAGACGAAAGGTGGCGATGTTTATCATATTGAACATATTTTGACAAATAGAGAAGAAAATGAAAAACTTTTTGGAGATGAAGAAGAATTTAATCTGCAAAGAAATAGGTTGGGTGACTTATTACTACTCAAAGGCAAGGACAATCAATCGTCTAATGATGAACTTTATTATGACCCCAAAGCGGAAAGCGACAAACTTAGAACATATAATGTGATTGGGACTTATTTCGCAAGGACGCTTTTACCTGACATGTATAACAAAAAAGTGGGGTTCAAAAAGTTTATTGAAGAAAATAATTTAAAATTTAAGCCGTATCCAGACAATTATACAAAAACCGAAATTGAAGAAAGACATCAATTACTATACGACCTTTCAAAAAGAATATGGGTGATAGGGACGGCATCAACTTGA
- a CDS encoding Bro-N domain-containing protein, whose amino-acid sequence MTKSDLIRVAVFEGKHIRKIMHLDEWWFSIIDIIEVLTGNDRPRKYWNDLKKKLTSEGYVEVSEKIGQLKMIAPDGKLRLTDCANIETMFRIIQSIPSPKVEPFKQWLAKVGRERLEEIENPELSMERMQALYEKKGYPKEWIDKRMRGIAVRQDLTDEWKNRGAKTSLEYAILTNEIMQGAFDLKVDEYKQVKGLARENLRDHMTDIELILTMLGEATTTKLHRDRDSRGIDPLQQDAQEGGAVAGSTRRDIEKRSGKPVVTGDNFKGLTGKGRKRIT is encoded by the coding sequence ATGACAAAATCCGATTTAATCCGTGTGGCGGTTTTTGAAGGGAAACATATTCGTAAAATCATGCATTTGGACGAATGGTGGTTTTCTATAATTGATATTATTGAGGTGTTGACGGGGAATGACAGGCCTCGTAAGTATTGGAATGATCTTAAAAAAAAGTTGACTTCAGAAGGTTATGTTGAAGTGTCCGAAAAAATCGGACAGTTGAAAATGATAGCCCCCGACGGCAAGCTGCGCCTCACCGATTGCGCCAACATTGAGACCATGTTTCGTATAATCCAGTCAATTCCCTCGCCAAAGGTTGAACCGTTCAAGCAATGGCTGGCAAAAGTCGGCAGGGAACGGCTTGAGGAGATCGAAAATCCTGAGCTTTCCATGGAGCGGATGCAGGCGCTGTATGAGAAAAAAGGGTATCCGAAAGAGTGGATTGACAAACGGATGCGAGGGATTGCCGTTCGCCAGGATCTGACCGACGAGTGGAAAAATCGTGGAGCCAAGACCAGTCTGGAATATGCGATACTGACTAACGAGATCATGCAGGGGGCTTTTGATCTGAAGGTGGATGAATACAAACAGGTGAAAGGATTGGCGCGGGAGAACCTGCGCGACCATATGACCGATATTGAGCTGATTCTGACCATGCTTGGCGAGGCAACCACCACCAAACTGCATCGTGATCGGGATTCCCGGGGAATCGACCCGCTGCAGCAGGATGCCCAGGAAGGCGGCGCGGTTGCGGGCAGCACCCGCCGGGACATTGAAAAACGATCCGGCAAACCAGTGGTGACGGGTGATAATTTCAAGGGGCTGACCGGTAAAGGGAGAAAGAGAATAACGTAG
- the dinD gene encoding DNA damage-inducible protein D, producing the protein MSKEIGKTAGGHISPFERIKRTNDAGMEFWSSRDFAGILDYGDYRNFEGVIEKAKLSCFNSGYRIEDHFVDVTEMVAIGSGAERPVKTILLSRYACYLAIQNADPKKEIVAHGQTYFAIQTRRQELADGRVEDERRVLLREEIRRHNVQLADAAKGAGVIEPIDYAIFQNHGYMGLYGGLKQEDIHRRKGLKKSQKILDHMGSTELAANLFRATQAEEKLRRDEVKGRDAANRTHREVGAKVRQTIRELGGTMPEELPVVESIKKIETKQRKQLGTTETPAKKKS; encoded by the coding sequence ATGAGCAAGGAAATAGGGAAAACCGCCGGAGGTCATATTTCGCCTTTCGAGCGGATCAAGCGTACGAACGATGCAGGTATGGAATTTTGGTCAAGCCGCGACTTTGCCGGAATATTGGATTACGGCGATTATCGCAATTTTGAGGGGGTAATTGAGAAGGCCAAGTTGTCTTGTTTCAATAGTGGTTACCGTATCGAAGACCATTTCGTTGACGTCACCGAAATGGTCGCCATCGGTAGCGGTGCGGAACGACCTGTTAAAACCATCCTCCTGTCCCGCTATGCCTGCTACCTGGCTATTCAAAACGCCGATCCTAAGAAAGAGATTGTGGCGCATGGTCAAACCTATTTCGCGATCCAGACACGTCGGCAGGAATTAGCGGACGGGCGCGTCGAGGATGAGCGACGGGTTCTGTTGCGTGAAGAGATTCGGCGTCATAACGTTCAGTTGGCCGACGCGGCCAAGGGCGCGGGCGTCATCGAACCCATTGACTACGCCATTTTTCAAAATCACGGATACATGGGGCTTTATGGCGGACTGAAACAGGAGGACATTCACCGTCGGAAAGGTTTGAAAAAGAGCCAGAAGATTCTGGATCACATGGGCAGCACGGAACTGGCGGCGAACCTGTTTCGCGCGACCCAGGCGGAGGAAAAACTGCGCAGGGACGAGGTGAAGGGGAGAGACGCCGCGAACCGGACGCATCGCGAAGTCGGCGCAAAGGTGCGGCAAACCATCCGGGAATTGGGCGGCACGATGCCCGAAGAATTGCCGGTGGTTGAAAGCATCAAGAAGATCGAGACCAAACAGCGCAAGCAACTCGGCACGACTGAGACGCCCGCAAAGAAGAAAAGCTAG
- a CDS encoding Fic family protein, with amino-acid sequence MATTNPVKNILKDLKAEYDRLAQGKESLLAIIDEAELSESVFNSNAIENSTLTLKETERILLEMEVSRHVSVREVFEAKNLARVMEYTKSKAQAAELSLEMILLLHKMLIGNINDEIAGRFRTTGEYVRVGTHIAPAPEQVVQMMETILREFAADHINYFTDKIAKFHLDFETIHPFCDGNGRMGRVIINFQLRRLGFPGIIIRDKEKRVYYASFNEYSKAKNAKTMEKIVTLALTESLHKRITYLRSEKITTLADCAKTGRKSINTLLNAARRQTIPAFREKGVWKIGV; translated from the coding sequence ATGGCAACAACGAATCCCGTAAAAAACATTCTCAAAGACCTTAAGGCCGAATACGACCGGCTTGCCCAGGGCAAAGAATCTTTACTGGCAATTATTGATGAAGCCGAGCTTTCGGAAAGCGTTTTCAATTCCAACGCAATCGAGAATTCGACACTGACGCTTAAGGAGACGGAGCGCATTCTGCTGGAGATGGAAGTTTCCCGTCATGTCTCAGTGCGGGAAGTTTTTGAAGCAAAAAATCTCGCCCGGGTGATGGAATATACCAAAAGCAAAGCGCAGGCAGCGGAACTTTCTCTGGAGATGATTCTGCTTCTGCACAAAATGCTGATCGGCAATATCAACGATGAGATTGCGGGGCGTTTCCGCACCACGGGCGAATACGTCCGTGTGGGAACCCATATCGCGCCGGCGCCTGAACAGGTTGTACAAATGATGGAGACAATTCTGCGGGAATTTGCCGCCGACCACATTAATTACTTTACCGACAAGATCGCAAAATTCCATCTTGATTTTGAAACAATCCATCCTTTTTGCGATGGCAATGGCAGAATGGGTCGCGTAATCATCAATTTCCAGCTCAGGCGCCTGGGTTTCCCCGGCATCATCATTCGGGATAAAGAGAAGCGGGTTTATTACGCCTCGTTTAATGAATACAGCAAAGCAAAAAATGCCAAAACAATGGAGAAGATTGTCACCCTCGCTCTGACGGAGTCGCTGCACAAAAGAATTACCTATCTGCGCAGCGAGAAGATAACCACGCTTGCCGATTGCGCGAAAACGGGCCGGAAATCGATCAACACCCTGCTTAACGCCGCCCGACGACAGACGATTCCGGCTTTCCGTGAAAAAGGTGTTTGGAAAATTGGCGTTTAG
- a CDS encoding hydroxyacid dehydrogenase → MNKIILVERIHPAGEAMLAKKAELVYPQPQNLEGILSAIGDCNALVVRNTKITRQIMEAAPQLAVIGRHGVGYDTVDIAAAAALGIAVVYTPAANTESVVEIAIGFIICLGRKIVEAHAAMQSEQLLSDTVTMSILTRQKGLINADLWGKTLGVVGVGRIGSSVAKRMKAAFNMRVLGYDPYVDEDTLSGYGVQKMSCLKEMLPQCDFINIHCSGGAETRHLLDAGMLALMKPEAYLINTARGTVVDEAALIDALQRKQIAGAALDVYDPEPPRPGNPLLHMENVIVTPHFCAMTEESLYNMATMVAQGVIDVLEGRQPQYPVI, encoded by the coding sequence ATGAACAAAATTATATTGGTAGAGAGGATTCACCCGGCAGGGGAGGCGATGCTGGCAAAAAAGGCGGAGCTGGTCTATCCGCAGCCGCAAAATCTTGAAGGCATCCTGAGCGCAATCGGCGATTGCAACGCCCTCGTGGTTAGGAATACGAAGATTACCCGGCAGATCATGGAAGCAGCGCCGCAGCTTGCTGTGATCGGGCGGCATGGCGTGGGCTATGACACCGTCGATATCGCCGCGGCTGCCGCTTTGGGGATAGCGGTCGTTTACACCCCGGCTGCCAATACGGAAAGCGTGGTGGAGATTGCCATCGGCTTTATCATCTGTCTCGGGCGAAAAATCGTTGAAGCACATGCCGCGATGCAATCCGAACAACTGCTCAGCGACACAGTGACCATGTCGATCCTGACTCGTCAAAAAGGGCTGATCAATGCCGATCTATGGGGAAAAACGCTGGGCGTGGTCGGGGTCGGCCGAATCGGTTCCTCCGTAGCGAAGAGAATGAAAGCGGCCTTCAACATGCGCGTTTTGGGCTATGATCCCTACGTGGATGAGGATACGCTCTCCGGTTACGGAGTGCAGAAAATGTCTTGTCTAAAGGAGATGCTTCCCCAATGCGATTTTATCAACATTCATTGTTCCGGAGGCGCGGAAACGCGCCATCTGCTCGATGCGGGCATGCTGGCCCTGATGAAGCCGGAGGCCTACCTGATCAACACGGCGCGCGGCACCGTAGTAGATGAGGCTGCGCTGATTGACGCGCTCCAAAGAAAGCAGATCGCTGGCGCGGCCCTCGATGTCTATGACCCGGAGCCGCCGCGGCCAGGAAATCCTCTGCTGCACATGGAAAACGTAATCGTTACGCCGCATTTCTGTGCGATGACCGAAGAGAGCCTGTACAATATGGCGACGATGGTGGCCCAAGGGGTCATAGATGTGCTGGAGGGCCGGCAGCCGCAGTATCCGGTAATATAG
- a CDS encoding ABC transporter ATP-binding protein — protein MLELRDVAVQAGNFSLSGISLKVDQGSCHVIVGATGSGKTLLLESILGLRRPSRGSILLSGREITYQPLEKRGISYVPQDLALFPHLTVEDNILYGLRMKGVKDPEHGRMVEMLIETVGIKELMQRSIKNLSGGERQRVALVRAIAAGNNHLLLDEPFSALHQGLRRELWYLLKELQKRFSLTVLMVTHDMEEAFFLGERVTVMIDGAIRQTGTARDVYEKPADIEVARFFGIGNIFVCRVKALTASALHVACDSLGVELTIPMSAARLRPPAIGAPCTLGIRPENVMVLRADRPSHSQENLLAGILTGILLKGASHTLLFMPAGSVTVVEIEVPDYVLKKLQLNVGDGISIFFKGETLFLL, from the coding sequence ATGCTTGAGTTAAGGGACGTTGCGGTGCAAGCGGGGAATTTCTCCCTCAGCGGCATCTCACTTAAGGTAGATCAGGGGAGCTGTCATGTCATTGTCGGCGCCACCGGCAGCGGCAAAACGCTGCTGCTGGAGTCAATCCTCGGCTTGAGAAGACCCTCGCGGGGAAGCATCCTGCTTTCCGGCAGAGAGATCACATACCAGCCTTTGGAAAAGCGAGGGATCTCCTATGTCCCCCAGGATCTGGCGCTTTTCCCCCATCTAACGGTGGAGGACAACATCCTCTACGGCCTGCGGATGAAGGGCGTCAAAGACCCGGAACATGGCCGGATGGTGGAGATGCTGATCGAGACCGTCGGCATCAAGGAGCTGATGCAGCGGTCGATCAAGAATCTGAGCGGAGGCGAGCGGCAGCGGGTTGCCTTAGTCAGGGCGATCGCCGCCGGCAACAATCATCTGCTCTTGGACGAACCGTTCTCGGCGTTGCACCAGGGGCTGCGGCGGGAGCTCTGGTATCTGCTCAAGGAGCTGCAGAAACGCTTTTCGCTTACCGTACTGATGGTGACCCACGATATGGAGGAGGCTTTTTTCCTCGGCGAGCGGGTCACGGTCATGATCGACGGCGCCATCCGCCAGACCGGGACGGCGAGGGATGTTTACGAGAAACCGGCGGATATAGAGGTGGCCCGGTTCTTCGGCATTGGCAACATCTTTGTCTGTCGGGTGAAAGCGCTGACCGCATCGGCGCTGCATGTCGCCTGTGATTCGCTGGGAGTGGAACTGACCATCCCAATGAGCGCCGCTCGCTTACGACCTCCCGCAATAGGCGCCCCTTGCACATTGGGGATCAGACCGGAAAATGTCATGGTGCTGAGAGCCGATCGCCCGAGTCATTCTCAGGAGAACCTGCTTGCCGGAATCCTGACCGGCATCCTGCTCAAGGGCGCCTCCCATACCCTGCTGTTCATGCCTGCGGGAAGCGTAACCGTTGTGGAGATTGAAGTCCCCGATTATGTATTGAAAAAATTGCAGTTGAACGTCGGGGACGGCATTTCGATTTTTTTCAAGGGCGAAACCCTGTTTTTACTGTGA
- a CDS encoding ABC transporter permease, translating to MSLRRVSILFAFSTFALFAVLVLSLFYFYRGGLFMETLLAERTLFSIRLSVFSATVAALLATALAVPSAYALSRCDFPGKDAIDTILELPLIVSPAALGAMLLIFFSNPLGNWIQTRGMQFVFDSNGIILAQFVTTLGVATRLTKAAMDEIPRRYEDVARTLGASPAAAFFNITLPLCRRGLIAAFILSWAKAMGEFGATITLAGTMAMKTETLPVAIFMKLSTADIDGTVVLILIMTAIGVGTLYAVRLIGQKGMHA from the coding sequence ATGAGCCTGCGCCGGGTTTCGATTCTTTTCGCGTTCAGCACGTTCGCGCTCTTTGCCGTGCTGGTGCTGTCGCTGTTTTATTTTTACCGGGGCGGGCTGTTTATGGAGACCCTGCTTGCGGAAAGAACGCTCTTTTCCATCCGCCTCAGCGTCTTTTCGGCGACCGTGGCGGCGCTTCTTGCCACCGCCCTTGCCGTCCCGTCAGCCTATGCACTGTCGCGCTGCGACTTCCCGGGAAAGGATGCCATCGACACCATCCTGGAACTGCCGCTGATCGTCTCTCCCGCCGCCCTCGGCGCGATGCTCCTGATTTTCTTCAGCAACCCGCTCGGAAACTGGATACAGACCCGCGGGATGCAGTTCGTTTTCGATAGCAACGGGATTATCCTTGCCCAGTTCGTAACAACGCTCGGCGTCGCTACCCGCCTGACCAAGGCGGCGATGGACGAGATCCCCAGGCGCTACGAAGATGTGGCGCGCACCCTTGGCGCTTCTCCCGCCGCCGCCTTTTTCAATATTACCCTGCCCTTGTGCAGACGGGGGCTGATTGCGGCGTTTATCCTCTCCTGGGCGAAGGCCATGGGGGAATTCGGCGCCACCATTACGCTGGCCGGGACGATGGCGATGAAAACCGAAACTCTGCCTGTGGCGATCTTCATGAAGCTTTCCACCGCCGATATCGACGGAACCGTCGTGCTGATCCTCATCATGACGGCAATCGGCGTCGGCACCCTGTATGCGGTCAGGCTGATCGGCCAAAAGGGGATGCATGCTTGA
- a CDS encoding extracellular solute-binding protein translates to MRYGLVLLTALFLSALPGFCANAHAGEDLLVFAGAASQPPTEEAAAAFEKKTGLGVDLIFGGSGFVLSQMMLAQRGDIYFPGSSDFMEIARKKGAIVAETEQKVAYLVQAINVQKGNPKGIHNLRDLTKPGIRVAIANPEGVCVGLYAVETIEKEFSPAEKAAFKKNLVNYTESCEKTATAISLKAVDAVLGWSVFQHWDPARIETIPLKKSEILRIGYIPVALASYSKNQARARQFIAFLLSEEGKAIYRKYHYFMSPEEASAWIGAKKPVGGEYALPAEWRPK, encoded by the coding sequence ATGCGTTATGGATTGGTTTTGTTGACGGCTTTGTTTTTATCGGCTCTGCCCGGTTTTTGTGCAAATGCCCATGCCGGAGAAGACCTGCTGGTTTTTGCCGGCGCCGCCAGTCAGCCCCCGACCGAGGAGGCGGCCGCTGCCTTTGAAAAAAAGACCGGGCTCGGGGTTGATCTTATTTTCGGCGGCTCGGGGTTCGTTCTTTCCCAGATGATGCTCGCCCAAAGGGGGGACATCTACTTTCCCGGTTCATCGGATTTCATGGAGATTGCCAGGAAAAAAGGGGCGATTGTTGCCGAAACCGAGCAAAAGGTGGCTTACCTTGTCCAGGCTATCAACGTGCAGAAGGGAAATCCCAAGGGAATTCATAACCTCCGCGACCTGACCAAACCGGGGATCAGGGTGGCCATCGCCAATCCCGAAGGGGTTTGCGTCGGACTCTACGCGGTGGAAACCATTGAGAAGGAGTTTTCCCCGGCCGAGAAGGCCGCCTTCAAAAAGAATCTGGTAAACTACACGGAAAGCTGCGAGAAAACCGCCACGGCCATCTCGCTGAAAGCGGTGGATGCGGTCCTCGGCTGGAGCGTCTTTCAACACTGGGATCCGGCGCGGATTGAAACCATCCCGCTGAAGAAAAGCGAAATATTACGCATCGGCTATATCCCGGTTGCCTTGGCATCCTACAGCAAAAACCAGGCGCGCGCCCGACAGTTTATCGCTTTTCTCCTTTCCGAAGAAGGAAAGGCGATCTATCGCAAGTACCATTACTTCATGTCTCCCGAAGAGGCGAGCGCCTGGATCGGCGCCAAAAAGCCGGTCGGCGGCGAATATGCGCTGCCGGCGGAATGGCGACCCAAATGA
- a CDS encoding LysR family transcriptional regulator produces MRDPASPLQVRSKIWLEIDGEPVFGRGREELLRLIQKGSSINAAAKEMGIPYRKVWTYIDAMEKRLGLPLVIRQKGGVGGGASSLTPEAVLMLDKFTALQRGMKELIDDKFRELFL; encoded by the coding sequence ATGAGAGACCCCGCGTCCCCACTACAGGTGCGCTCCAAAATCTGGCTGGAGATCGACGGCGAGCCGGTTTTCGGCCGGGGGCGAGAAGAGTTGCTGCGCCTGATTCAGAAAGGAAGTTCGATCAATGCTGCGGCGAAGGAGATGGGGATTCCCTACCGCAAGGTATGGACGTACATTGATGCCATGGAAAAGCGACTCGGTTTACCCCTGGTAATCCGGCAAAAAGGGGGGGTTGGCGGAGGGGCCTCTTCCCTAACCCCCGAGGCGGTGCTGATGCTGGATAAATTCACCGCGCTGCAACGGGGAATGAAGGAGCTGATCGACGACAAGTTCCGGGAGCTTTTTTTATGA